One Pseudodesulfovibrio cashew DNA window includes the following coding sequences:
- a CDS encoding PD-(D/E)XK nuclease family protein, protein MRNITLIPWQNDFIPALGRLLVARDDFSRCTVLFTHDRPRRYLKAFFKECHDLPRPVFLPRMTSVTEFTAGLRRELASVPVKAVHRLDLVELLRTIVSDLHASGRGLLARLPELDREAFLPWGMQLAGLLDDLLRQDIEPEDLTYMEGEVSLYASGLLEQLGAIHREYVNRLSERNWTTPGLDCAFVTRNIIAVTEQLRERPVIAAGFYALSGTEDILFRRLWEDGILHPVIHSDPALALGETPHWAAAEHTAWLGRWKTRAEIPEGDEAQIGEPVIHFREGFDRHSQLAALTEDMAAAPDRDGNAVILPDEGALLPVLHNLPDKEPNISMGYPLDRTSLARLVETLLTLQENRLEDGRYYWRDVISLIRHPYLRLLGPEHRPLRRIFHVWEAEIRTGERYIDPLAWHPPYGDEILDGVDRAEAEPLRRSVLDYCLDGFTNVRCLEDLGRALNSLAAMLHEHGEGLWHTYLVDAECLFRLTTSVVPQLRNVEARHEEFSRSTLFALLRGILSGERVSFEPDPLGGLQVLGVLETRQLHFRRLFILDAVEERLPGTNPYDPLLPDALRKLLGLPDARERDNVSGYNFYRLLMGAKEAFIYYQSGVQPGLLDAKSVRSRFVEQLLWEREKREGRILAHDRDVIRTVTFPTGSLQRAPRPVPATEAVRSRLMEILVKRGLSPSGLDRYMQCPKQFFYSYLCDVRPVDQVNEEGDRSEFGSLVHEVLREYLTPHIGRKTRLGELDPEPLAALFAEKFAGSELARTLSFDTRMALVHTGRHRLERFLASQETATLLGLEQRLETTVEITAPCPPIVLKGFLDRVEEREQGVYILDYKTGGGVTPKKAVWEDMDLWDRIHGFVRAEDDPGLTEDVARVVQSIQLPAYMHLYHASEGTVPHNAGLIKLAEDGKTELLFPDKWTEEEREDVVGNMTPLLIRTLINHMLTTTVFAPQPGRRCKWCDFKAPCGQ, encoded by the coding sequence GTGCGCAACATCACCCTGATCCCCTGGCAGAACGATTTCATCCCGGCCCTGGGACGGCTTCTGGTCGCGCGCGACGATTTCAGCCGATGCACCGTGCTTTTCACCCATGATCGGCCTCGCCGCTATCTCAAGGCGTTCTTCAAGGAGTGCCATGATCTCCCGCGCCCGGTTTTCCTGCCGCGCATGACCTCGGTGACGGAGTTCACCGCCGGACTGCGGCGCGAGCTGGCCTCGGTCCCGGTCAAGGCCGTCCACCGGCTGGACCTGGTGGAATTGCTGCGTACCATTGTCTCCGACCTCCACGCTTCCGGGCGCGGCCTGCTGGCCCGTCTGCCCGAGCTGGATCGGGAGGCGTTCCTGCCCTGGGGCATGCAACTCGCCGGGCTTCTGGACGACCTCCTTCGCCAGGACATCGAGCCCGAAGATCTCACCTACATGGAGGGCGAGGTCTCCCTGTATGCCAGCGGCCTGCTGGAGCAGCTCGGGGCCATCCACCGGGAATATGTCAATCGCTTGTCCGAACGAAACTGGACCACGCCGGGACTAGACTGCGCCTTTGTCACCCGAAATATCATCGCAGTGACCGAACAACTGCGGGAACGCCCGGTGATCGCTGCAGGCTTTTACGCACTGAGCGGCACCGAGGACATACTTTTCAGGCGGCTGTGGGAGGATGGCATCCTGCATCCGGTCATCCACTCCGACCCGGCCCTGGCGCTGGGCGAGACTCCCCACTGGGCAGCCGCCGAACACACGGCGTGGCTCGGACGCTGGAAAACGCGCGCCGAAATCCCCGAAGGCGATGAAGCGCAGATCGGAGAACCCGTGATCCATTTCCGCGAGGGCTTCGACCGCCACTCGCAACTGGCGGCCCTGACCGAGGACATGGCAGCCGCCCCGGACCGGGATGGCAACGCCGTGATTCTGCCGGACGAAGGCGCGCTCCTGCCGGTCCTGCACAACCTGCCGGACAAGGAGCCGAACATTTCCATGGGCTATCCCCTGGATCGGACATCACTGGCCCGGCTGGTAGAGACCCTGCTGACTCTCCAGGAAAACCGGCTGGAGGACGGACGCTACTATTGGCGTGATGTCATCTCCCTGATCCGCCACCCCTACCTTCGCCTGCTCGGCCCTGAGCACCGCCCTCTGCGCAGGATATTTCACGTGTGGGAGGCCGAGATCCGCACGGGTGAAAGGTACATCGACCCTCTTGCCTGGCATCCTCCTTACGGTGACGAAATCCTGGACGGCGTGGATCGGGCGGAGGCTGAGCCGCTGCGCCGTTCCGTCCTGGACTACTGCCTGGACGGCTTCACAAACGTCCGTTGTCTGGAGGATCTTGGCAGAGCTCTGAATTCGCTCGCGGCCATGCTCCACGAACATGGGGAAGGGCTCTGGCACACTTATCTCGTGGACGCGGAATGCCTGTTCCGCTTGACCACCTCGGTAGTGCCCCAACTGCGCAACGTGGAAGCGCGGCATGAGGAATTCAGCCGCTCCACCCTGTTTGCCCTGCTGCGCGGCATCCTGTCCGGAGAGCGCGTCTCCTTCGAGCCTGACCCGCTGGGCGGCCTCCAGGTTCTGGGCGTGCTGGAGACACGGCAGCTCCACTTCCGTCGACTCTTCATCCTCGACGCCGTGGAGGAAAGGCTGCCCGGCACCAATCCCTACGACCCGCTCCTGCCCGACGCCCTGCGCAAGCTGCTTGGCCTGCCCGACGCCAGGGAGCGAGACAACGTCTCCGGCTACAACTTCTACCGGCTGCTCATGGGAGCCAAGGAAGCGTTCATCTATTACCAGAGCGGCGTCCAGCCCGGCCTGCTCGACGCCAAATCCGTGCGAAGCCGCTTCGTGGAGCAACTCCTATGGGAACGCGAAAAGCGGGAAGGCCGAATCCTGGCCCACGACCGGGACGTCATCCGCACGGTGACCTTCCCCACCGGCTCCCTGCAACGCGCGCCACGCCCAGTTCCAGCCACCGAAGCCGTCCGCTCTCGACTCATGGAAATACTGGTCAAACGCGGCCTGTCGCCGTCGGGGCTGGACCGCTACATGCAGTGCCCCAAGCAATTTTTCTACAGCTATCTTTGCGATGTTCGCCCAGTGGACCAAGTGAACGAGGAAGGCGACCGCAGCGAATTCGGCTCCCTGGTCCACGAAGTGCTCCGTGAATACCTCACACCGCACATCGGGCGAAAGACCCGCCTCGGCGAGTTGGACCCGGAACCGCTCGCGGCTCTGTTTGCAGAAAAATTCGCCGGGAGCGAACTGGCCCGGACCCTGTCCTTTGACACGCGCATGGCCCTGGTTCACACGGGCCGCCACCGACTGGAACGCTTCCTCGCCTCCCAGGAGACCGCCACGCTGCTCGGGCTGGAACAACGGCTGGAGACCACGGTCGAGATAACCGCACCATGCCCGCCCATCGTCCTGAAGGGTTTCCTGGACCGGGTTGAGGAACGCGAGCAAGGGGTATATATCCTTGATTACAAGACGGGCGGCGGGGTCACTCCGAAGAAAGCCGTATGGGAAGACATGGACCTATGGGACCGCATCCACGGCTTTGTCCGGGCCGAGGACGACCCGGGCCTGACCGAAGACGTCGCCCGAGTCGTCCAATCCATCCAGCTTCCGGCCTACATGCACCTGTACCACGCGAGCGAAGGGACCGTTCCGCACAACGCCGGGCTGATCAAGCTGGCAGAGGACGGCAAAACCGAACTGCTCTTCCCCGACAAATGGACAGAAGAGGAGCGCGAGGACGTGGTCGGCAATATGACCCCGCTACTGATCAGGACGTTGATCAATCACATGCTCACCACAACGGTATTCGCCCCTCAACCGGGCCGCCGCTGCAAGTGGTGCGACTTCAAGGCCCCCTGCGGGCAATAA
- a CDS encoding PPC domain-containing DNA-binding protein, with protein MQYSEGTIGRVFTLRLEDGERVPDVIEQFAKEHDIRCAHCTLVGGIDSGELVVGPEDGNAEVIKAVHLPITEAHEVAGVGTLFPDEDGEPVLHMHAALGRDGKTRAGCVRPGLDVWLVGEVVIMEILGTDMLRKVEPKSGFKLLAKD; from the coding sequence ATGCAATACAGTGAAGGAACCATCGGCAGGGTCTTCACCCTGCGCCTCGAAGACGGCGAACGCGTGCCAGACGTCATCGAACAATTCGCCAAGGAGCATGACATCCGCTGCGCCCACTGCACTCTGGTGGGTGGTATCGACTCGGGAGAACTGGTGGTCGGTCCCGAGGACGGCAATGCCGAAGTCATCAAAGCCGTGCACCTGCCCATTACCGAGGCCCACGAAGTGGCAGGGGTAGGCACCCTCTTCCCGGACGAGGATGGCGAACCGGTCCTGCACATGCACGCGGCCCTCGGACGCGACGGCAAGACCCGCGCCGGCTGCGTACGCCCCGGCCTGGACGTCTGGCTGGTTGGCGAGGTCGTGATCATGGAAATCCTGGGCACGGATATGCTTCGCAAGGTCGAACCGAAGAGCGGCTTCAAGCTGCTGGCCAAGGACTAA
- the lhgO gene encoding L-2-hydroxyglutarate oxidase: MLKADIIICGAGIIGLTLARELVEAGYSDIIIFDKEDAPGYHASGRNSGVLHAGIYYDPGTLKAKMCLEGNRRMQAYCEEHSLPLLKTGKVIVTRTAAELDTLDELQRRATANGGTVEMIDAKQLAEIEPNARTVLRALHSPLTAVVDPKAILQSLRDELERSGKVRFLFGTRFLEAIGDTIRTSQGDMGYGLFINAAGAFSDRVAQSFGIAKKYRLLPFKGIYHVLKKPAADKIRGSIYPVPDIKNPFLGVHFTRSAHNDVYVGPTAIPAFGRENYGIFRGIDGELPEILLRDAQMFMHNRKFRGVALSEPRKYFFKYFFRDAEKLVKHVVPRDLLPSPKVGIRPQLVDIENRKLVMDFLVEKHKNTVHILNSISPAFTSSMYFAQLVLNKYILNG; this comes from the coding sequence TTGCTCAAAGCCGATATCATCATCTGCGGGGCCGGAATCATCGGTCTGACCCTGGCCCGTGAACTGGTCGAGGCCGGTTATTCGGACATCATCATCTTCGACAAGGAAGATGCGCCGGGTTACCACGCCTCGGGCAGGAACAGCGGCGTGCTGCACGCGGGCATCTACTACGATCCCGGTACGCTCAAGGCGAAGATGTGCCTGGAAGGGAACCGACGCATGCAGGCCTATTGCGAGGAACATTCCCTGCCACTGCTCAAGACCGGGAAGGTCATCGTCACCCGGACCGCCGCCGAACTGGACACCCTGGATGAACTGCAACGCCGGGCCACGGCCAACGGCGGCACAGTGGAGATGATCGACGCCAAACAGCTTGCGGAAATCGAGCCCAATGCGAGGACCGTCCTGCGCGCCCTCCACTCCCCGCTCACCGCCGTAGTCGATCCCAAGGCGATCCTGCAATCCTTGCGCGATGAACTGGAACGCTCGGGAAAGGTCCGCTTCCTCTTCGGCACCCGCTTTCTCGAAGCCATAGGCGACACCATACGGACCAGCCAGGGCGACATGGGATACGGCCTGTTCATCAACGCGGCGGGTGCGTTCAGCGACAGAGTGGCCCAGTCCTTCGGCATAGCAAAAAAGTACCGCCTGCTGCCATTCAAGGGGATCTACCATGTCCTGAAAAAACCTGCGGCAGACAAAATCCGTGGCTCCATCTATCCGGTACCGGACATCAAGAATCCATTCCTCGGGGTCCATTTCACCCGTAGCGCGCACAATGACGTCTACGTCGGGCCCACGGCCATCCCGGCTTTCGGCCGGGAGAACTACGGTATCTTTCGGGGAATTGACGGCGAACTGCCTGAAATCCTGCTGCGTGACGCCCAAATGTTTATGCACAACCGAAAATTCCGAGGCGTTGCCCTGAGCGAGCCGCGAAAGTATTTCTTCAAATACTTTTTCCGAGATGCCGAAAAACTGGTCAAACATGTCGTGCCCCGAGATCTGCTGCCAAGCCCCAAGGTCGGCATCCGACCGCAGCTCGTGGACATCGAAAACAGGAAACTGGTCATGGACTTCCTGGTGGAAAAGCACAAAAACACCGTCCACATTTTGAATTCAATCTCTCCCGCTTTCACAAGCTCCATGTATTTCGCGCAATTAGTATTAAATAAATACATTCTTAACGGATAA
- a CDS encoding NAD(P)H-dependent flavin oxidoreductase, whose translation MQLPSLSFGDLTAKLPIIQGGMGVGISLSGLASAVANEGGIGVIATSMIGMRDPQRAKDPEGADHRSLIEEIRKARSKMTDGLLGVNIMCALTNYSDMVKTSIREGVDVIISGAGLPMDLPGYLREVKEEMKQEVKTKLIPIVSSGRAANILCKKWMKKFDYLPDGFVVEGPKAGGHLGFKAEQLEEPEYQLERIVSDVIAAVRPFRESHKKDIPVIAAGGVYTGEDIAKFLEMGAAGVQMGTRFVATHECDADEAFKRAYVNAKQEDVTIIKSPVGLPGRALKNAFLDAVASGLKHPKKCVHKCLHSCAEENSPYCIAQALVNAYRGKLNAGFAFAGANAYLVDKIVSVKELMNSLKDEYERRVK comes from the coding sequence ATGCAACTTCCGAGTTTGTCCTTCGGTGACCTGACCGCCAAGCTGCCCATCATCCAGGGCGGCATGGGTGTAGGCATCTCTCTTTCCGGCCTGGCCAGCGCCGTCGCCAATGAAGGCGGCATCGGGGTCATCGCCACGTCCATGATCGGCATGCGCGATCCCCAGCGCGCCAAGGACCCCGAAGGAGCGGACCATCGCAGCCTCATCGAAGAGATCCGCAAGGCGCGATCCAAGATGACCGACGGCCTGCTCGGGGTGAACATAATGTGTGCCCTGACCAACTACAGCGACATGGTCAAAACCTCCATTCGCGAAGGCGTGGACGTCATCATTTCCGGCGCCGGTCTGCCCATGGATCTCCCCGGCTACCTCCGTGAGGTCAAGGAGGAGATGAAGCAGGAAGTCAAGACCAAGCTTATCCCCATCGTCTCTTCGGGCCGCGCGGCCAATATCCTCTGCAAGAAGTGGATGAAGAAATTCGACTACCTGCCCGATGGCTTCGTGGTTGAAGGCCCCAAGGCGGGCGGGCATCTGGGATTCAAGGCCGAGCAGCTTGAAGAACCCGAGTACCAGTTGGAACGGATCGTCTCCGACGTCATCGCCGCAGTGAGACCCTTCCGAGAGTCGCACAAGAAGGACATTCCGGTCATCGCCGCCGGAGGTGTCTACACCGGTGAGGACATCGCCAAATTTCTCGAAATGGGTGCCGCCGGAGTCCAGATGGGCACCCGGTTCGTGGCCACACACGAATGCGACGCGGACGAGGCCTTCAAGCGCGCCTATGTCAACGCCAAGCAGGAGGACGTAACCATCATCAAGAGCCCGGTCGGCCTGCCTGGCCGTGCCCTGAAGAACGCCTTCCTCGACGCCGTGGCATCGGGCCTGAAGCATCCCAAGAAGTGCGTGCACAAGTGCCTGCACAGTTGTGCCGAGGAGAACTCGCCCTACTGCATCGCCCAGGCCCTGGTGAATGCCTACAGGGGCAAGCTCAACGCGGGCTTCGCCTTTGCCGGGGCAAACGCCTACCTGGTGGACAAAATCGTCTCGGTCAAGGAACTGATGAATTCCCTCAAGGACGAGTACGAGCGGCGGGTCAAATAA
- a CDS encoding peptidylprolyl isomerase translates to MENPLVLLETPEGEILLELFPEKAPKTVENFLQYVDDEFYDGTLFHRVIKGFMIQAGGLTFSMEEKETREPITNEATNGLKNLKGTVAMGRLPDPHSAASQFYINVADNPDLDHTGEDDDNFGYCVFGEVADGMDVAEKISKTKTKSYQGFDDVPVDPVSIISARRFE, encoded by the coding sequence ATGGAAAATCCCCTGGTTCTTCTCGAGACCCCGGAAGGAGAAATCCTGCTGGAGCTGTTTCCGGAAAAGGCCCCCAAGACCGTTGAGAACTTTTTGCAGTATGTTGATGACGAATTTTATGACGGCACGCTTTTTCATCGTGTCATCAAGGGGTTCATGATACAGGCTGGCGGCCTGACCTTTTCCATGGAAGAGAAGGAGACCCGCGAACCCATCACCAACGAGGCGACCAATGGCCTGAAGAATCTCAAGGGCACCGTGGCCATGGGCCGGCTGCCCGATCCGCACAGCGCCGCCTCCCAGTTCTATATCAACGTGGCGGATAATCCGGACTTGGATCATACGGGCGAGGATGATGATAACTTCGGCTACTGCGTGTTCGGTGAGGTCGCGGACGGAATGGACGTGGCCGAAAAGATCAGCAAGACCAAGACTAAAAGCTATCAGGGATTCGACGACGTTCCGGTGGACCCGGTGTCGATCATTTCCGCCCGTCGTTTCGAGTAA
- the xerC gene encoding tyrosine recombinase XerC — MSSTSERDRRHGELVRGFLAYLSVEKGYSEATIRAYSTDLEQFEDFLGRSRRSLEKPTRVDRDNVRGFLADMHRQRLSKTSMGRKLSSLRAYFNYLRKHKIVATSPVAGVRNPKQEKRHPQLLNVDQAVAMMEAAIEPDPEGLRDLALAEVLYGSGLRISEAIGLDLNDVDSDVLRVVGKGAKERIVPLSDAAMKRIRRYMEQRHALLGDDYTEQALFLGVRSGKRLNRRGANRIVAKLARLAGLPKDVHPHMLRHSFATHMLEAGADLRSVQELLGHENLTTTQRYTHLDMQRIMQVYDSAHPLAGLGKGKDDKD; from the coding sequence ATGTCATCGACCAGCGAAAGGGATAGACGTCACGGCGAGCTGGTACGCGGTTTTCTGGCGTATCTCTCGGTGGAGAAAGGTTACTCCGAGGCTACCATTCGAGCCTATTCCACGGACCTGGAGCAGTTCGAGGATTTTCTCGGACGATCCCGGCGAAGCCTGGAGAAACCAACGCGTGTTGATCGGGATAACGTGCGTGGCTTTCTTGCGGACATGCATCGGCAACGGCTTTCCAAGACCTCCATGGGTCGCAAGCTCTCCAGCCTGCGCGCCTATTTTAATTACCTGCGCAAACACAAGATCGTGGCGACAAGTCCGGTGGCTGGGGTGCGTAATCCAAAGCAGGAGAAGCGGCATCCGCAACTCCTCAACGTGGATCAGGCCGTGGCCATGATGGAGGCGGCCATCGAGCCGGACCCGGAGGGTCTGCGCGACCTGGCACTGGCCGAAGTTCTGTACGGCTCGGGTCTGCGCATTAGCGAGGCGATCGGTCTTGATCTCAATGACGTGGACTCGGACGTGCTGCGCGTGGTGGGCAAGGGAGCCAAGGAGCGTATCGTGCCCCTCTCCGACGCGGCGATGAAGCGCATCCGTCGCTACATGGAGCAACGCCATGCCCTGCTCGGGGACGACTACACGGAGCAGGCGCTTTTTCTGGGCGTCCGCTCCGGCAAGCGTCTCAACCGGCGTGGTGCCAACCGCATCGTTGCCAAGCTGGCCCGTCTGGCCGGGTTGCCCAAGGACGTGCATCCGCACATGCTGAGGCACAGCTTCGCCACACATATGCTTGAAGCAGGGGCCGACCTGCGCAGCGTGCAGGAGTTGCTCGGCCATGAGAACCTGACCACGACCCAGCGCTACACGCATCTGGACATGCAGCGCATCATGCAGGTATACGACTCCGCGCACCCCTTGGCCGGTCTGGGCAAGGGCAAGGATGACAAAGACTAA
- a CDS encoding GGDEF domain-containing response regulator encodes MNQTLEDSLFQRKQTAFLLSPDKAFAEMLKGLWSPDVMEFKVFEHGGGAIEHLFNEPPDLLVVDNRLSDISGREVANLVKSENVYRQLPVVMCVDPIDVETPWNWNQIEVDDFLVRPFNPSEVRDRINLTLCRAMRALDANPLSKLPGNTSIIQRIQSLIDAREDFALAYCDLDYFKSYNDKYGFSRGDEILMMSARLIVNTIRSYPGVPSFVGHVGGDDFVFILPPDKVEDACRRIIKAFDDIVPHFYDPEDRKRGNITSVDREGNTRVFPLMAVSIAVVINEEGRIRHYGEVSSIAMGLKKKAKENPKSSYVIDQRKG; translated from the coding sequence ATGAACCAGACCCTCGAAGATTCCCTTTTTCAGCGCAAGCAGACCGCCTTTCTTCTTTCGCCAGACAAGGCGTTTGCCGAGATGCTCAAGGGATTGTGGTCTCCGGACGTGATGGAATTCAAGGTCTTCGAGCACGGCGGCGGGGCCATCGAGCATTTGTTCAACGAACCGCCCGACCTGCTGGTTGTGGATAACCGGCTTAGCGACATTTCCGGCCGCGAGGTGGCCAACCTGGTCAAGAGCGAAAACGTCTACCGGCAGTTGCCGGTGGTCATGTGCGTGGACCCCATCGACGTCGAAACCCCATGGAACTGGAACCAGATTGAGGTGGATGACTTCCTGGTCCGTCCCTTCAATCCGTCCGAAGTCCGTGACCGCATCAACCTGACTCTGTGCCGGGCCATGCGCGCCCTGGACGCCAACCCGCTCTCCAAGCTGCCAGGGAACACTTCGATCATTCAGCGAATCCAGTCTCTTATTGATGCCCGGGAGGACTTCGCCCTGGCCTATTGCGACTTGGACTATTTCAAGTCCTACAATGACAAGTACGGCTTTTCGCGCGGGGATGAAATCCTGATGATGTCAGCCCGGCTCATCGTCAACACCATCCGCAGCTATCCCGGCGTGCCCAGCTTTGTGGGCCATGTGGGTGGTGACGATTTCGTTTTCATCCTGCCTCCTGACAAAGTGGAGGACGCGTGCAGGCGGATCATCAAGGCGTTCGACGACATCGTACCGCATTTCTACGACCCCGAGGATCGCAAGCGGGGCAACATCACCTCCGTTGACCGGGAGGGCAATACGCGGGTCTTCCCGCTCATGGCCGTGTCCATCGCCGTGGTTATCAACGAGGAAGGCCGGATCAGGCACTACGGTGAGGTCTCCTCCATCGCCATGGGCCTGAAGAAGAAGGCTAAGGAAAACCCCAAGTCCAGCTATGTCATCGACCAGCGAAAGGGATAG
- a CDS encoding HDOD domain-containing protein: MEPDLKTSVKGEILAVKDLPTLPHVLDEVTSLIENPETSSEAIAKVISTDQVLSAKVLKMVNSPIYGFPGRISSIQHALVLLGFNVIRGIIISTSVFDMMVQAMKGLWEHSLGCATACNIIARRAGFEDPEEYAVAGLLHDLGKVVTAVQLPELHQRISETVQAKELTYFQAEKDVLGFGHDRINAWLARHWGLPPNIREAMARHHAPQLAEFYKPMSCVVHLGDFLVRLFEFGNAGDDQTSYLRPEALMELGFKMSDLDKVMDEMADQLLEVSDVTF, from the coding sequence ATGGAACCGGACCTCAAAACCAGCGTCAAGGGCGAGATCCTGGCGGTCAAGGACCTGCCGACCTTGCCGCACGTTCTGGATGAGGTGACCTCGCTCATCGAGAACCCGGAGACCTCCAGCGAGGCCATCGCCAAGGTTATTTCCACGGATCAGGTCCTGTCAGCCAAGGTCCTGAAGATGGTCAACTCGCCCATCTACGGCTTTCCCGGTCGCATCAGTTCGATTCAGCACGCCCTGGTGCTGCTCGGTTTCAACGTTATCCGGGGCATTATTATTTCCACTTCGGTCTTCGACATGATGGTCCAGGCCATGAAGGGCCTGTGGGAGCATTCATTGGGCTGCGCAACGGCCTGCAACATCATCGCCCGCCGCGCCGGATTCGAGGACCCGGAGGAGTACGCCGTGGCCGGGCTGCTGCATGATCTGGGAAAGGTCGTTACCGCTGTCCAGCTTCCTGAATTGCACCAGCGGATATCGGAGACGGTCCAGGCCAAGGAACTGACCTATTTTCAGGCGGAGAAGGACGTGCTCGGTTTCGGGCACGACCGCATCAACGCCTGGCTGGCCCGGCACTGGGGATTGCCGCCCAACATCCGCGAGGCCATGGCCCGCCATCATGCGCCGCAACTGGCGGAGTTTTATAAACCTATGTCCTGCGTCGTCCATCTGGGGGATTTTCTGGTCCGCCTCTTCGAGTTCGGCAATGCAGGCGATGACCAGACCTCCTATCTTCGCCCCGAGGCACTCATGGAACTGGGCTTCAAGATGTCCGACCTGGACAAGGTCATGGACGAGATGGCCGATCAACTGCTTGAGGTCTCGGATGTGACCTTCTGA
- a CDS encoding TMEM165/GDT1 family protein produces MDWKLLATTFGTLFVAELGDKTQLACMLMTAKTQKPWTVFLGSSLALVLVSFLGVMFAQFICQYVPTEVIKKIAAVAFVIMGVLIFFDKI; encoded by the coding sequence ATGGATTGGAAACTGCTCGCAACGACTTTCGGAACCCTGTTCGTGGCCGAACTGGGAGACAAAACGCAACTGGCATGCATGCTGATGACCGCCAAGACCCAGAAACCGTGGACCGTCTTTCTGGGGTCCTCCCTGGCCTTGGTCCTCGTGAGCTTCCTGGGCGTGATGTTTGCTCAATTCATTTGCCAGTACGTGCCCACAGAGGTCATCAAGAAGATAGCGGCCGTGGCTTTTGTCATTATGGGCGTACTTATCTTTTTTGATAAGATTTGA
- the dprA gene encoding DNA-processing protein DprA — protein MDLDKEFFACLALKHTPRLGPRVWKQLFSHFDSAYDALSRTEAWIPLGVESHFIKSIVAKCRSEAWRDKAEEEFRLARRAGMDVVTWFDPRFPDSLKTLEDPPVLLYCRGDTTLFNNPGVAVVGARECTALGLRAAGHIASQLSGIGITVISGLALGIDRQAHLGGLSGVGGSIAVLGCGLDIDYPGRNADVRRKLEEQGLVVTEYGPGVGPRSGHFPVRNRLISGLSLGVLVAEAAHNSGSLITARLAGEQGRDVFALPGPLGQPTFTGCHRLIKQGAALVETAEDIVEILRYDFARELDDIPDPEPFEEGTTSELEGTPRGTTNFMTAPVEGTSSSGREPTERIGRANGAAKGDGLLPASRKRPSAVERESMNLSGDESRVMEVLVAEDKVHVDSLGRRLEWPPAKISKILIMLEMRGAVQQLPGMWYLAREE, from the coding sequence ATGGACTTGGATAAAGAATTTTTTGCCTGTCTGGCCTTGAAACATACCCCGCGCCTTGGCCCGAGGGTATGGAAACAGCTTTTTTCCCATTTCGATAGCGCCTATGATGCGCTCAGCAGGACAGAAGCCTGGATTCCTCTGGGCGTGGAGAGTCATTTCATCAAATCCATTGTCGCCAAGTGTCGATCCGAGGCATGGCGCGATAAGGCCGAAGAGGAGTTTCGGCTGGCTCGTCGGGCGGGTATGGATGTGGTCACATGGTTCGATCCCCGGTTCCCTGACTCCCTCAAGACATTGGAGGATCCGCCGGTCCTGCTATACTGCCGGGGCGACACGACTCTTTTCAACAACCCCGGCGTGGCAGTCGTCGGCGCCCGCGAGTGCACTGCCCTGGGCCTGCGGGCGGCCGGGCACATTGCATCCCAGCTTTCCGGGATCGGCATCACCGTGATCTCCGGGCTGGCACTGGGGATTGATCGTCAGGCCCACCTCGGCGGTCTGAGCGGCGTTGGTGGCTCAATCGCGGTTCTGGGTTGCGGGCTGGACATTGATTATCCGGGTCGGAATGCGGACGTACGGCGGAAGTTGGAGGAACAGGGGCTGGTCGTCACCGAATACGGCCCGGGTGTGGGGCCGAGAAGCGGGCATTTTCCTGTGCGCAATCGGTTGATCAGCGGCCTGTCCTTGGGGGTTCTGGTGGCCGAGGCCGCTCACAATAGCGGCAGCCTGATCACGGCCCGACTGGCAGGCGAGCAGGGGCGGGACGTCTTTGCTCTCCCCGGGCCCCTTGGTCAGCCAACGTTCACCGGGTGCCATCGGCTGATCAAGCAGGGCGCGGCCCTGGTGGAAACTGCCGAGGATATCGTGGAGATTCTGCGTTATGATTTCGCCCGCGAGTTGGACGATATTCCGGATCCGGAGCCATTTGAAGAGGGGACGACATCTGAACTGGAAGGGACGCCGAGGGGTACGACAAATTTCATGACCGCTCCTGTAGAGGGAACTTCGTCGTCCGGCAGGGAGCCTACCGAACGGATAGGTCGAGCCAATGGGGCCGCCAAAGGAGACGGTTTGCTGCCGGCATCGCGCAAGCGTCCTTCGGCTGTGGAGCGTGAGTCCATGAATTTGAGCGGCGACGAGAGCCGCGTCATGGAAGTTCTCGTCGCAGAGGACAAGGTCCATGTGGATTCTCTCGGGCGTCGCCTTGAGTGGCCTCCGGCTAAGATAAGCAAGATTTTGATAATGCTCGAGATGCGTGGCGCGGTGCAGCAACTGCCCGGTATGTGGTATCTCGCAAGGGAAGAATAA